The following are encoded in a window of Thamnophis elegans isolate rThaEle1 chromosome 14, rThaEle1.pri, whole genome shotgun sequence genomic DNA:
- the SMCR8 gene encoding guanine nucleotide exchange protein SMCR8: MIGAPDVVAFAKEEAAAEEAAAAAREPGLPEEYSVPLLPAPGRGAHPWSRRGGLGGGPEGSPPPFPRDFLLVAEFSEQVGPQPLLTVPAVEAPGGFDLNYFALRIMSVDYQACAAGAAPGGPYPRLRFARDSQVVLGDSKAGAFAYVHHLTLYDLEARGFVRPFCLAYVSADERKVMHLFPELSAQFSGTSEGLKDGNRRAFARELEKKLHDLDYTRAVLHRETELQKHSLAKGCYSSRAIEKANELASVEKAIIEHRDLLRQIQSYPPGQRKQASGPPCEPTGEDAQPESPVDDTLPPPSAQGSSYTPKLIPAKSSKCFDKKLKTLQELCEEQSFSQTLDRLHRIEKMFRGDVCYLLINRISRALLKQQAFAGFLFEDVSLLDEEQQEKPFEVSPGQNLEPPNVACLESCPSPKILVDLASYKSSVESVPIKMDPEVGGGQDPEVSHPVPYDNVELLDVDLKGSVSSGESIEVLGTERSATTSVHSESQSGLLQAPPSPPVVRDKAASNRTISGDSIEVLSTCPSEALIPDDFKASYPSAINEDPYGGEEEEGFLFNRELNLDSTEEEVEGSPAPEAPAGDASCCIGKESPNFLEGQASVTPGHGDDDGVVSIPPQPYRPGDAGFQVNFTDCSHDGVLGGLLAYELDPHYLCDGRETRKTSLDKCSDSMSYMSSAASTNSDRTPSPAALAGEKSKKAGQSALRFIRQYPFAQPAIYSLLSGRTLVVLGEDKATVEKLITALSIFIPNSGAYAKPVKHWATSPLQITDFQKWKLVGLQRSTSPGGPNMMHSLSRYSRYISVLDADHKTLRCPQYRGHLILRLADHRTQIKRGSTYHMHVQALLTQLCSKAFLYAFCHHLHLPIREGETEDSVTARRENFLKVQLGLANEDRRVVQYLAELLKLQYIQDPIRGVCPVLRFDYLPSSLYKI; the protein is encoded by the exons ATGATCGGCGCGCCCGACGTGGTGGCCTTCGccaaggaggaggcggcggctgaggaggcagcggcggcggcaCGCGAGCCGGGCTTGCCCGAGGAGTACTCGGTGCCGCTGCTGCCCGCGCCAGGCCGCGGCGCCCACCCGTGGTCCCGGCGAGGCGGCTTGGGGGGCGGCCCGGAGGGTTCCCCGCCGCCGTTCCCGCGCGACTTCCTGCTGGTAGCCGAGTTCTCGGAGCAGGTGGGCCCGCAGCCGCTGCTGACGGTGCCGGCAGTGGAGGCTCCGGGCGGCTTCGACCTGAACTACTTCGCGCTGCGCATCATGTCGGTGGACTACCAGGCCTGCGCGGCGGGGGCGGCCCCCGGAGGCCCCTACCCGCGCCTGCGCTTCGCCCGGGACTCCCAGGTGGTGCTGGGCGACTCCAAGGCCGGAGCCTTCGCCTACGTGCACCACCTGACGCTCTACGACCTGGAGGCGCGTGGCTTCGTGCGGCCCTTCTGCCTGGCCTACGTGTCGGCCGACGAGCGCAAGGTCATGCACCTCTTCCCGGAGCTCTCGGCCCAGTTCTCGGGCACCTCGGAGGGGCTGAAGGACGGCAACCGCAGGGCCTTCGCCCGCGAGCTGGAGAAGAAGCTGCACGACCTGGACTACACCCGGGCTGTGTTGCACCGTGAGACCGAGCTGCAGAAGCACAGCCTGGCCAAAGGGTGCTACTCCAGCCGGGCCATCGAGAAGGCCAACGAGCTGGCCAGCGTGGAGAAGGCCATCATCGAGCACCGTGACCTCCTGCGGCAGATCCAGTCCTATCCACCCGGACAGCGGAAGCAGGCCAGTGGGCCTCCTTGCGAGCCGACCGGAGAGGACGCCCAGCCGGAATCACCGGTTGATGATACGTTGCCCCCGCCCTCTGCCCAGGGCTCCTCCTACACCCCGAAGCTCATCCCAGCCAAGTCCAGCAAATGCTTCGACAAGAAGCTGAAAACTCTCCAGGAGCTCTGTGAGGAACAGTCCTTCAGCCAGACCCTCGACCGGTTGCACCGCATCGAGAAGATGTTCCGGGGCGACGTCTGCTACCTCCTGATCAACCGCATCAGCAGAGCCCTCCTGAAGCAGCAGGCGTTCGCCGGCTTCCTTTTCGAAGACGTGTCTCTCTTGGACGAGGAGCAGCAGGAAAAGCCCTTTGAAGTCAGTCCGGGGCAGAACCTGGAGCCGCCCAACGTGGCTTGTTTGGAAAGCTGCCCGAGTCCTAAGATACTCGTCGATCTTGCCTCTTACAAATCTAGTGTGGAGTCTGTGCCGATTAAGATGGATCCAGAAGTCGGAGGCGGCCAAGACCCAGAGGTCTCCCACCCCGTCCCTTATGACAACGTCGAACTTCTAGATGTCGACCTGAAAGGGAGCGTCAGCAGCGGCGAAAGCATTGAAGTTTTGGGAACGGAGAGATCGGCCACAACTTCCGTCCACTCTGAAAGTCAGTCTGGCTTGCTACAAGCGCCCCCCAGCCCCCCCGTGGTGAGGGACAAAGCTGCCAGCAACAGGACCATAAGCGGGGACAGCATCGAAGTCCTCAGTACCTGCCCCTCGGAGGCCCTGATCCCAGACGATTTTAAAGCAAGCTACCCAAGTGCCATTAACGAAGATCCTTACGGTGGCGAAGAAGAGGAAGGCTTCCTGTTCAACCGCGAATTAAATCTGGACAGCACCGAAGAGGAAGTGGAAGGCAGCCCTGCGCCTGAAGCTCCTGCGGGGGATGCTTCTTGCTGCATCGGCAAAGAGAGCCCCAACTTCCTCGAGGGTCAAGCCAGTGTGACTCCCGGACACGGTGATGACGACGGCGTGGTCAGCATCCCCCCACAGCCATACAGACCGGGTGACGCGGGGTTTCAGGTGAACTTCACAGACTGCTCCCACGATGGGGTCCTGGGAGGCCTCCTTGCCTATGAACTCGATCCCCATTACCTCTGTGACGGCCGAGAAACCAGAAAAACGAGCCTGGATAAGTGCTCGGATTCCATGAGTTACATGAGCAGCGCGGCGTCCACCAACTCCGACCGGACCCCGTCCCCTGCTGCTCTCGCGGGAGAAAAGTCCAAGAAGGCCGGGCAGAGCGCCTTGCGCTTCATCCGGCAGTACCCCTTCGCCCAGCCCGCTATCTACTCTCTGCTGAGCGGGAGGACCCTGGTGGTGCTGGGAGAAGACAAGGCCACTGTGGAGAAGCTCATCACCGCCCTCTCCATTTTCATCCCCAATTCCGGAGCCTACGCCAAGCCCGTGAAGCACTGGGCCACCTCGCCTTTGCAGATCACGGACTTCCAGAAGTGGAAGCTGGTGGGGCTCCAAAG gTCAACCTCTCCAGGTGGCCCCAACATGATGCATTCTCTCAGCCGATACAGCCGATACATCAGCGTGCTGGACGCCGACCACAAGACCCTCCGCTGTCCGCAGTACCGGGGGCATCTGATCCTCCGGCTGGCCGACCACCGCACCCAGATCAAGCGGGGGAGCACCTACCACATGCACGTCCAGGCCCTCCTCACCCAGCTCTGCTCCAAGGCCTTCCTCTACGCTTTCTGCCATCACCTGCACCTCCCCATCCGGGAGGGAGAGACGGAGGACTCTGTCACCGCGCGGCGGGAGAACTTCTTGAAAGTCCAGCTGGGTCTGGCAAACGAGGACCGCAGAGTGGTCCAGTATCTGGCCGAGCTTCTGAAATTGCAGTACATTCAGGATCCCATCCGCGGGGTTTGCCCCGTGCTCAGGTTCGATTACCTGCCCAGCTCTTTGTACAAAATTTAG